The following are from one region of the Hydrogenimonas sp. SS33 genome:
- a CDS encoding cytochrome b/b6 domain-containing protein, translating into MKGKFTPLFRLWHWLTVFSVFGLLFTVLLRKSFLNKNAVAEIVRQKLETFGVAIGADQAIAVAKAIRAPMWEWHYIFALFLGIAIALRLWLMATGRAKLPILAVLEAKGVQEKVKAFVHLLLCVTIALMALSGAVYYFHEALGFQKSSVHWLKELHEFLLTPLLLFIALHIGGVVRHELATKEAIVSRMIHGDEVR; encoded by the coding sequence ATGAAGGGGAAGTTTACGCCGTTGTTTCGGTTGTGGCACTGGTTGACGGTCTTTTCGGTTTTCGGCCTGCTTTTTACCGTGTTGCTCAGAAAGAGCTTTTTAAACAAAAACGCCGTAGCGGAGATCGTTCGGCAGAAACTGGAAACCTTCGGTGTGGCGATCGGCGCCGACCAGGCGATCGCCGTCGCCAAGGCGATCCGCGCGCCGATGTGGGAGTGGCACTACATTTTCGCCCTCTTTCTCGGCATCGCCATCGCACTGCGGCTCTGGCTGATGGCGACAGGGCGGGCGAAGCTTCCGATACTTGCCGTGTTGGAGGCGAAAGGGGTGCAGGAGAAAGTAAAGGCGTTTGTCCATCTGCTTCTTTGCGTCACCATCGCCCTGATGGCTTTGAGCGGTGCCGTCTACTACTTCCACGAGGCGCTCGGTTTTCAAAAATCCTCCGTGCACTGGCTTAAGGAGTTGCACGAGTTTCTGCTGACGCCGCTGCTTCTTTTCATCGCGCTGCATATCGGGGGAGTCGTGCGCCACGAGTTGGCGACGAAAGAGGCGATCGTTTCACGAATGATCCACGGTGACGAGGTAAGATGA
- a CDS encoding CPXCG motif-containing cysteine-rich protein: MIEHFFTCPYCWQRISILIDGGLPFFEGVEDCEVCCRPITVTARIEEGRIVMFRYEKA, encoded by the coding sequence ATGATCGAGCACTTCTTCACCTGCCCCTACTGCTGGCAGCGCATCAGCATACTCATCGACGGGGGGCTCCCCTTTTTCGAAGGGGTGGAGGATTGCGAAGTCTGTTGCCGGCCCATTACGGTGACGGCGCGGATAGAAGAGGGCCGGATCGTGATGTTCCGGTATGAAAAAGCATAA